A window of the Desulforapulum autotrophicum HRM2 genome harbors these coding sequences:
- a CDS encoding hydrogenase iron-sulfur subunit has translation MIAEKTTMIDVTMNKDVLVVGCGTPGVDAAAALSEKGYTVVLAHDSDQPMAVAGVEVMAATQVASLAGVAGDYRTCLATADRSIERTFGAVVVAPVYGLEPLNLAYDLTLDKRVVTMTQMEALLEDAAFIDGLKKGEGKSVAFVSGFGQEGDPAATRRVLVAALAIQKLGNSSAYIYANNVKVGGPGLERLFTEGRHQGVVCFKPTEKPVIDQGETLKITINDPVIREDVILEPDYIVVEEKTVVGRKNLDLAATLRIDTDCDGLLPSNNVHRFPVRSNREGIFVASQPVDSANVVLRVDELLKAGVVTVAKERAVVDDTKCVICLTCYRCCPHGAIFWENGVAAISPVACQGCGICASECPMDAIQIGGFTDNALKADIEAAVTSVKGTPSIVAFCCENSAFEAGQAAKALGVDLPDGFRMVQVPCAGKVDVEFIMKAFVEGADGVMVAACHEGNCKAERGNTYAGWRVAEVQKRLEAMGLNKDRLIFTTIASNMAEEFSAKVRKFAEKL, from the coding sequence ATGATAGCGGAAAAAACAACCATGATTGATGTCACCATGAATAAGGATGTTCTTGTTGTTGGATGCGGGACCCCGGGAGTTGACGCTGCTGCGGCCCTTTCAGAAAAAGGCTACACCGTGGTTCTTGCCCATGATTCGGATCAACCAATGGCGGTTGCCGGGGTTGAGGTGATGGCCGCGACCCAGGTGGCGAGCCTTGCCGGTGTTGCCGGAGATTATCGCACCTGCCTTGCCACGGCCGACAGGTCCATTGAGCGAACTTTCGGCGCTGTTGTTGTGGCACCCGTGTACGGTCTTGAGCCCTTGAACCTCGCCTATGACCTTACCCTGGACAAAAGGGTGGTGACCATGACCCAGATGGAGGCCCTGCTTGAGGATGCTGCATTCATTGATGGTTTGAAAAAGGGTGAGGGAAAGAGTGTTGCCTTTGTTTCAGGGTTTGGCCAGGAGGGAGACCCTGCCGCAACCCGCCGGGTTCTTGTGGCAGCCCTTGCCATTCAGAAGCTTGGCAATTCCAGTGCCTACATTTATGCCAACAACGTCAAGGTGGGAGGCCCCGGGCTTGAGCGTCTGTTTACCGAAGGCCGTCACCAGGGCGTGGTATGTTTCAAGCCCACTGAAAAACCGGTCATTGACCAGGGTGAAACCTTGAAGATCACCATCAATGATCCGGTTATCCGGGAAGATGTGATTCTTGAACCGGACTATATCGTTGTTGAGGAAAAGACGGTCGTTGGCAGAAAAAACCTGGATCTTGCGGCAACCCTTCGCATAGATACGGATTGTGACGGACTCCTTCCAAGCAACAATGTTCACCGTTTCCCGGTTCGTTCCAACCGGGAGGGTATCTTTGTGGCATCCCAACCCGTTGACAGTGCCAACGTTGTTCTGAGGGTTGATGAGCTCCTGAAAGCTGGGGTGGTGACCGTTGCAAAGGAGAGGGCTGTTGTGGATGACACCAAATGCGTCATCTGCCTGACCTGCTACCGCTGCTGTCCCCATGGCGCTATTTTCTGGGAAAACGGGGTTGCTGCCATATCCCCTGTTGCCTGCCAGGGATGCGGCATCTGCGCCAGTGAATGTCCCATGGATGCCATCCAGATCGGAGGCTTTACCGACAACGCACTCAAGGCCGACATTGAAGCGGCTGTGACATCTGTCAAAGGCACCCCGTCCATTGTTGCCTTTTGCTGTGAGAATTCCGCCTTTGAGGCGGGACAGGCTGCAAAGGCCCTGGGCGTTGATCTTCCAGATGGTTTCAGGATGGTTCAGGTTCCCTGCGCTGGCAAGGTTGATGTGGAGTTCATCATGAAGGCCTTTGTCGAAGGTGCTGACGGCGTCATGGTTGCGGCCTGCCACGAGGGAAACTGCAAGGCCGAGCGGGGTAACACCTATGCCGGCTGGCGGGTGGCCGAGGTGCAGAAACGCCTTGAGGCCATGGGGCTGAACAAAGACCGCCTCATTTTTACCACCATTGCTTCGAACATGGCTGAAGAGTTCAGCGCCAAGGTGCGCAAGTTTGCCGAAAAACTCTGA
- a CDS encoding FAD-dependent oxidoreductase yields the protein MNSQTGKVMVVGGGIAGLTAAWELARQNIGVELVEKSCFLGGHSIGYTCKATDMCQKCGACSVEKMLKDVVGEPLINVHLRTEVDALDRSKGYRVTLKKSAQDQAAGKVLKGFSRHNSPLYVVGENVTEAVPEGAMKIQEMGSECALDVDAVILATGFTPFDASIKGTYGYGKWENVITGLEFEHIERENAGIVRPSDGLPPKRVAFIQCVGSRDERLGHLWCSEVCCAYGLRMAGTIRHQDPEAEVSVFYIDVQNVGKEFPVFYERIKENVRFVRTIPVDIYPVENDCLKLRHMAEDQGTPTFEEFDLVVLSIGIMPGADSKLISETFGVPMTVDGFLDDSVGDGIFVAGTAAGPGTIAASMAKAGKAAFDAAKYVGGAK from the coding sequence TTGAATAGTCAAACCGGAAAAGTGATGGTTGTCGGGGGGGGGATTGCAGGCCTTACCGCTGCCTGGGAACTGGCTCGACAAAATATCGGTGTCGAACTTGTGGAAAAGAGCTGCTTTCTTGGCGGTCATAGCATCGGATATACCTGCAAGGCAACGGATATGTGCCAGAAATGCGGTGCCTGCAGCGTTGAAAAAATGCTCAAGGATGTTGTTGGTGAACCCTTGATCAACGTCCACCTGAGAACCGAGGTCGACGCTCTGGACCGATCAAAGGGATACCGGGTTACCCTTAAGAAAAGCGCCCAGGACCAGGCCGCTGGAAAGGTCCTCAAAGGCTTTTCCCGGCATAATTCTCCCCTCTATGTTGTGGGTGAGAATGTGACCGAGGCTGTGCCTGAAGGGGCTATGAAGATTCAGGAGATGGGCAGCGAGTGTGCCCTTGATGTTGATGCCGTTATCCTTGCAACGGGATTTACTCCCTTTGATGCCTCTATCAAGGGAACCTACGGGTATGGAAAATGGGAAAATGTGATCACGGGTCTTGAGTTTGAGCACATTGAGCGGGAGAACGCCGGGATCGTAAGACCGTCGGACGGTCTGCCCCCCAAACGGGTCGCCTTCATACAGTGCGTGGGTTCAAGGGACGAGCGACTGGGGCACCTCTGGTGTTCCGAGGTATGCTGCGCCTATGGACTGCGCATGGCAGGTACGATCCGCCACCAGGACCCAGAGGCTGAGGTCTCTGTGTTCTACATTGATGTCCAGAATGTGGGCAAGGAATTTCCTGTGTTTTACGAGCGGATCAAGGAAAACGTCCGTTTTGTCAGGACCATTCCCGTTGACATCTATCCCGTTGAAAACGATTGCCTCAAGCTCCGCCACATGGCCGAAGACCAGGGCACGCCGACCTTTGAGGAATTTGACCTTGTGGTTCTCTCCATTGGCATCATGCCCGGGGCCGACAGCAAGCTCATCTCAGAGACCTTTGGCGTTCCCATGACCGTTGATGGATTTCTTGACGACAGTGTGGGCGATGGCATTTTTGTGGCAGGCACGGCCGCAGGACCTGGAACCATTGCAGCCTCCATGGCAAAAGCGGGTAAAGCTGCCTTTGACGCCGCAAAATATGTTGGGGGTGCCAAATGA